CGTAGAAGGGTGCGCTTTCGCCGTCGAACGCCTCCTGTGCGCGGGGCGTGGCGTACATCGCGCTCGTTCCCGGCGGGGCCGCGAGGGCCTTTTGGGCGTCCGTGACCGCGACGTCGACGTTCCACTCGTCGATGAGGAACTCGTCGCCGCCGAGGGAGGTCACCCCGTCCACGACGAAGTAGGCGTCGTGTTCGGCCGCGATTTCACCGACTTCGGCGACGGGGTTCAGCAGGCCGGTGCTCGTCTCGTTGTGGACCATCGTCACGACCTTCGTGTCGTCGGTGACGGCCTCCGCGACCGCCTCGGGGTCGATGGATTGGCCCCAGTCGAACGCCACCGGCGTCACGTTCGCGTAGCGGTCGGCGATTCGCTTGAAGCGACGGCCGAACTTGCCGTTCACGACCGAAACCACCTCGTCGTCTGCGCCTGCGAGGTTGGCAACGGCGGCTTCCATCGCCATCGTCGCGGTTCCGTTGAAGATGAGGCTGGTACCGTCGGACTCCGTCGTCGGCGTCCCGTCGAGCGACGAACGCTCGAAGACGTAATCGAGGCCGTTCTGGGCGTCCTCGTAGACGGATTCGAACTCCGCAGAACGGTGTGAGACCATCGGTTCGCTCATCGCTTGTCGAACGTCGCGAGCGAGGGGTACCGGACCCGGGTTGAGTAAGAGGAAATCCTCTCGCATACTCACCCGTTCTACCTCCCCATAAATAAGCGTCGTGCGGGGCGCAAATTCCGCCTCTTGTCGTTGACAGTTACAACTATCGCTGTGAGTGCTCGCCCGGCATGTTCGGGAGCAGCCACGACAGCAGCGCCACCGGACTCCTCGACTGTAACCAGATCGTTCCCGGACCTTCGAACTCGGCGAGGAGACCACCCCGCCCGTCGCCGGGTGATCGGAGTCCATCGACCTGGTGGACGTCGAAATCGACGGGGCCTTCGAACGCGACGACGTGCCCCGTGTCCACGACGTATCGCTCGCCGGGGTCGAGACTCACCACCGAGACGGACCCGTAGCTCGATAGGAACGCGAGACCCGCGCCCGACAGTTCGAGGAGGAAATCCCCGGCACATTTCACGAACGTCTCCTCGCCGTCGAACGTCGTCTGGAAGTCGATACCCGATTCCGCGGCGAGAAACGAACAGGACTGGACGTACAGCGATTCGTCCCGCAGTTCGTAGCGAAAGATGTCGCCCGGAAACGGCGGCGCGAGGCGGACGGTTCCGGGTTGATCCGCGGCGAACGTCGTGGAAAACGGCGTCCCTTCGCCGAGGGAAGCGTGCTCCGGCGTCTCGTCCGTTCTCGGCGAGAGTTCCACCGTTCCCGAGTAGCTAACCAGCGCCCCTGACTCGGCCCGTACTTCCTCACCTGCCTCCAGTGTCAGTACGAGTTCGGCGAACGCTGGCTGGTTCGTGATTTCGTACTCCATGCTCGACTAGGCCACGACGTCACGACCCATAGCCCTCCCGGCCTCCTCTCCACTCCGTGACCTGCTTTTTCGGTGATGTGGATTCCGGGTTGATGCTGGACAGGATTCGCGGTAGTTCGATGGTTGTCGCGGTGCGGAAGCGGTTGTGAGGGGTTGTCGCGGTGCGGAAGCGGTTGTGAGGGGTCGTTGCGATTCGGAAGCGGTTGTGTTGCTGTGTGCGGTGACGTTTGGTGACGTGGCGGTATTCTCAAGAAAAAGAACCGT
The genomic region above belongs to Haladaptatus sp. R4 and contains:
- a CDS encoding alanine--glyoxylate aminotransferase family protein; translated protein: MREDFLLLNPGPVPLARDVRQAMSEPMVSHRSAEFESVYEDAQNGLDYVFERSSLDGTPTTESDGTSLIFNGTATMAMEAAVANLAGADDEVVSVVNGKFGRRFKRIADRYANVTPVAFDWGQSIDPEAVAEAVTDDTKVVTMVHNETSTGLLNPVAEVGEIAAEHDAYFVVDGVTSLGGDEFLIDEWNVDVAVTDAQKALAAPPGTSAMYATPRAQEAFDGESAPFYEDLEWHLRKADSHQTPFTSAVPLFRGLALAVGHIEDEGMPERIARHRRQSSAFRAAFTTMGLSMFPERNDASEYSNTLTAVSLPASVRENPTDFFDAVTERGASISGGQAHLGGEIFRVSNMGNLSDEQILRGVRTIGEAFLEVGADVDVEAGMAAAREQLR
- a CDS encoding TIGR00266 family protein; protein product: MEYEITNQPAFAELVLTLEAGEEVRAESGALVSYSGTVELSPRTDETPEHASLGEGTPFSTTFAADQPGTVRLAPPFPGDIFRYELRDESLYVQSCSFLAAESGIDFQTTFDGEETFVKCAGDFLLELSGAGLAFLSSYGSVSVVSLDPGERYVVDTGHVVAFEGPVDFDVHQVDGLRSPGDGRGGLLAEFEGPGTIWLQSRSPVALLSWLLPNMPGEHSQR